A single genomic interval of Paralichthys olivaceus isolate ysfri-2021 chromosome 7, ASM2471397v2, whole genome shotgun sequence harbors:
- the tat gene encoding tyrosine aminotransferase produces the protein MDDKSYLVQRNGNGVHGKTQLNGKTLSGTVVNGRGVLGNGINHVSMNGSLYPAKVKSRRQRWEVKPSEMANNTLNPIRSIVDEMKLTPNRDKPMIALSIGDPTVFGNLPTDEVVLQAVKDAVDSQKYNGYAPSVGYLTSRQALANFYSCPEAPLEAEDVILTSGCSHAIDLAISVLCNPGDNILVPCPGFSLYKTLAVSMGINVKLYNLLPEKSWEADLQHMESLIDERTSCVIVTNPSNPCGSVYSKEHLQKILKVASRHCVPILADEIYSDMVLPGCSCPSMASLSSDVPIISCGGLAKRWLVPGWRMGWILIHDRNDIFGSAIRQGLVKLSQRILGACSLIQGALESILNNTPQSFYNNTISLLKSNSEICFNKLSTVAGLNPVKTSGAMYLMVGMDMDHFPEFKNDVDFTERLVTEQSVFCLPASAFEYPNFFRIVLTVPQEMMVEACGRIREFCQCHYRPNSRDSGNDLDQ, from the exons ATGGATGACAAGTCGTACTTGGTTCAGAGGAATGGGAACGGAGTCCACGGCAAAACCCAGCTCAACGGCAAAACCCTGAGTGGGACCGTGGTCAACGGGCGGGGGGTGCTGGGAAACGGCATCAACCACGTCAGCATGAACGGCAGCTTGTACCCGGCCAAGGTGAAGAGCCGCAGGCAGAGGTGGGAGGTGAAGCCTTCAGAGATGGCCAACAACACGCTCAACCCCATCAGGAGCATCGTGGACGAGATGAAGCTCACACCCAACAGAGACAAACCCATGATCGCTCTCTCTATAG GGGACCCCACAGTGTTTGGGAACCTGCCCACAGACGAGGTGGTGCTTCAGGCCGTGAAAGACGCCGTGGACTCGCAGAAATACAACGGATATGCTCCCTCTGTTG GTTATCTGACAAGTCGACAGGCCTTGGCAAACTTTTACAGCTGCCCCGAGGCTCCACTGGAGGCCGAG GATGTGATTCTGACCAGCGGCTGCAGCCATGCCATTGACCTGGCTATCAGTGTCCTGTGTAACCCTGGGGACAACATCCTGGTCCCTTGCCCGGGCTTCTCATTATATAAGACTCTGGCCGTCTCCATGGGCATCAACGTCAAACTCTACAACCTGCTG CCGGAAAAGTCCTGGGAGGCCGACCTGCAGCACATGGAGAGCCTGATCGACGAGAGGACTTCCTGTGTGATTGTTACCAACCCATCCAACCCGTGTGGCTCCGTCTACAGCAAGGAACATCTGCAGAAGATCCTCAAAG TGGCCTCCAGACACTGTGTTCCTATTCTGGCCGATGAAATCTACAGCGATATG GTGTTACCAGGTTGCAGCTGTCCTTCCATGGCGTCGCTCAGCAGTGACGTCCCCATCATCTCCTGCGGGGGTCTCGCAAAACGCTGGCTGGTCCCCGGGTGGAGGATGGGATGGATCCTGATCCATGACAGAAATGATATATTTGGATCTGCA ATCCGTCAGGGGCTGGTGAAACTGAGCCAACGTATTCTGGGAGCCTGCAGTCTTATCCAGGGGGCGCTGGAGAGCATCCTCAATAACACACCTCAAAGCTTCTACAACAACACCATCAGCTTACTAAAG TCTAACTCAGAGATCTGTTTCAACAAGCTGTCCACTGTCGCCGGCCTGAATCCCGTCAAGACGTCAGGAGCCATGTACCTCATG gtgggGATGGACATGGATCACTTTCCAGAGTTTAAGAATGACGTGGACTTCACTGAACGTCTGGTCACTGAACAGTCTGTCTTCTGTCTCCCTGCCTCT GCTTTTGAGTATCCCAACTTCTTCCGCATCGTGTTGACGGTGCCGCAGGAGATGATGGTGGAGGCCTGCGGTCGGATCAGGGAGTTCTGCCAGTGCCACTATCGGCCCAACAGCCGCGATAGTGGCAACGACCTGGACCAGTGA